A genome region from Taeniopygia guttata chromosome 5, bTaeGut7.mat, whole genome shotgun sequence includes the following:
- the ISCA2 gene encoding iron-sulfur cluster assembly 2 homolog, mitochondrial, with protein sequence MAAGRGWAGMAAPAALRWSWRLAQGGRTSRCSASPCPGPALPRPPARPAGSLLRWASSFSEPGPTESGPSEGQIFLSESCVKRLLEIADGSEFLRLQVEGGGCSGFQYKFSLDTVINPDDRVFEQGGARVVVDVDSLAFVKGSMVDFSQELIRSSFQVVSNPQAEKGCSCGTSFSVKF encoded by the exons atggcggcggggcggggctgggCCGGCATGGCGGCGCCGGCGGCGCTGCGGTGGTCGTGGAGGTTGGCGCAGGGTGGCCGGACGAG CCGGTGCTCCGCCTCACCGTGCCCCGGCCCAGCGCTGCCGAGACCGCCTGCCCGCCCAGCTGGCTCCCTGCTGCGCTGGGCCTCGTCCTTCTCCGAGCCGGGCCCGACGGAGAGCGGCCCCAGCGAAGGACAGATCTTCCTCAGCGAGAGCTGCGTGAAG aGGCTACTGGAGATTGCAGACGGATCAGAGTTTCTCAGGCTGCAAGTTGAAGGAGGTGGCTGCTCTGGCTTCCAGTACAAGTTTTCCTTGGACACAGTTATCAATCCTGATGACAG GGTGTTTGAACAAGGTGGTGCCCGTGTGGTTGTGGATGTGGACAGCCTGGCCTTTGTGAAAGGATCCATGGTGGATTTCAGCCAAGAGCTGATACGAAGCTCCTTCCAGGTGGTGAGCAACCCCCAGGCAGAGAAGGGTTGCTCATGTGGGACTTCCTTCTCTGTCAAATTCTGA
- the NPC2 gene encoding NPC intracellular cholesterol transporter 2: MVPSPLALLLALGAAATALAEPLRFVDCGSIDGSIREVNVSPCPTQPCLLHKGTSYSINVTFASKIESQGSKARVYGEMLHVDIPFPIPEPDGCKSGIQCPIQKGHSYSYLNKLPVKSEYPSIKLIVKWELVDDQDQMLFCWKIPVQITS, from the exons ATGGTGCCGTCCCCGCTCGCCCTGCTCCTGGCGCTGggcgccgccgccaccgccctGGCCGAGCCCCTCCGCTTCGTTGACTGCG GTTCCATAGACGGCAGCATCCGGGAGGTGAACGTGAGCCCCTGCCCCactcagccctgcctgctccacaAGGGAACATCCTACAGCATCAACGTCACCTTCGCCAGCA AGATCGAGAGTCAGGGCAGTAAAGCAAGGGTGTACGGGGAGATGCTGCACGTGGACATACCCTTCCCTATTCCTGAGCCTGATGGATGCAAGTCGGGGATCCAGTGCCCCATTCAGAAGGGCCATTCCTACAGCTACTTGAATAAACTCCCTGTGAAGAGTGAGTACCCCAGT ATTAAACTGATTGTGAAGTGGGAGCTGGTAGACGACCAGGACCAGATGTTGTTCTGCTGGAAGATACCAGTGCAGATTACCAGCTGA